The following are encoded in a window of Halorarum salinum genomic DNA:
- a CDS encoding ABC transporter ATP-binding protein: MGNVTLENLIKRYEDVTAVDDVSLDVRDGEFVTLVGPSGCGKSTTLEMIAGLTKPTSGTVTIAGREVTDLPPKDRGIAMVFQNIALFPHMDVHDNISFGLRLRDFDDDEIDRRVERAAGTVQMEGMLDRMPDELSGGQRQRVAIARAIVRDPEVFLMDEPLANLDAALRVHMRTELQRLHKELDATIVYVTHDQEEAMTMSNRLAVMNEGKVQQFARPLECYNQPANAFVAGFIGSPSMNFFDGEIDADGVRTGSFHVGFDPARFDLSPGREVTLGIRPEDLALPDGTDGLTDPTDPFPATVDVVEPVGDEVFVYFVLEGDGPEDELLVSAPPDPDLTEEMAGTSHDLRLDRACVHLFDAETGEAILHGLDGDADRGEATGPGDAAGATGSAGIEGTRETEPN, translated from the coding sequence ATGGGAAACGTCACACTCGAGAACCTGATCAAGCGGTACGAGGACGTAACGGCAGTCGACGACGTCTCGCTCGACGTTCGGGACGGGGAGTTCGTGACCCTCGTCGGCCCCTCGGGCTGCGGGAAGTCGACGACCCTGGAGATGATCGCGGGGCTGACCAAGCCCACGTCGGGCACGGTCACCATCGCCGGCCGGGAGGTGACGGACCTGCCCCCGAAGGACCGCGGCATCGCGATGGTGTTCCAGAACATCGCGCTGTTCCCGCACATGGACGTCCACGACAACATCAGCTTCGGGCTCCGCCTCCGCGACTTCGACGACGACGAGATCGACCGGCGGGTCGAGCGGGCCGCCGGGACCGTCCAGATGGAGGGGATGCTCGACCGGATGCCCGACGAGCTCTCCGGCGGTCAGCGCCAGCGCGTCGCCATCGCGCGGGCCATCGTCCGCGACCCGGAGGTGTTCCTCATGGACGAGCCGCTGGCGAACCTCGACGCCGCGCTCCGGGTCCACATGCGGACCGAACTCCAGCGGCTCCACAAGGAGCTGGACGCCACCATCGTCTACGTCACCCACGACCAGGAGGAGGCGATGACGATGTCGAACCGGCTCGCGGTGATGAACGAGGGGAAGGTCCAGCAGTTCGCGAGGCCCCTGGAGTGTTACAACCAGCCGGCGAACGCGTTCGTCGCCGGCTTCATCGGCTCGCCGAGCATGAACTTCTTCGACGGGGAGATCGACGCCGACGGCGTCCGGACGGGCTCGTTCCACGTCGGCTTCGACCCCGCCCGGTTCGACCTCTCGCCGGGCCGGGAGGTCACGCTCGGCATCCGGCCCGAGGACCTCGCGCTCCCGGACGGGACCGACGGCCTCACGGACCCGACCGACCCGTTCCCGGCGACCGTCGACGTCGTCGAACCCGTGGGCGACGAGGTGTTCGTCTACTTCGTCCTCGAGGGCGACGGCCCCGAGGACGAACTGCTGGTCTCGGCGCCCCCGGACCCCGACCTGACCGAGGAGATGGCGGGCACCAGCCACGACCTCCGACTCGACCGGGCGTGCGTCCACCTGTTCGACGCGGAGACGGGCGAGGCCATCCTCCACGGCCTCGACGGGGACGCCGACCGGGGGGAGGCGACCGGGCCCGGCGACGCGGCGGGGGCGACCGGGTCGGCCGGGATCGAGGGGACCCGCGAGACCGAGCCGAACTGA
- a CDS encoding carbohydrate ABC transporter permease, with product MATDDAGPYERWVADAIRNPGKAYRAMFVVAAGFFLLTTLFPLYWLVVLALTPEENMTDVGLLPNGFNPEAFVTVFETVPFHWYMLNSIVLGLVTTAIVLLLASIAGYVFGRLEFPGKVPLMLLLLAVSYFPPAAFLLPLFRLFTGNVSFLTLPGGTEVTSPVLFNTPGALVLPYSALFLPLSIFILTTFYGQIPDGLEKAARVEGTTRLGALFRVIMPLSAPGVATAGVLTFIAVYNEFFFGYLMTDGQAQNWAPVVWGILQFQGQYADLYNLMAAASIIGVVPVAILVVVAQERIVSGLTAGALKE from the coding sequence ATGGCGACCGACGACGCCGGCCCGTACGAGCGCTGGGTCGCCGACGCCATCCGGAACCCGGGGAAGGCGTACCGCGCGATGTTCGTCGTCGCGGCCGGCTTCTTCCTGCTGACGACGCTGTTCCCGCTGTACTGGCTGGTCGTGCTCGCGCTCACCCCCGAGGAGAACATGACCGACGTCGGCCTCCTCCCCAACGGGTTCAACCCCGAGGCGTTCGTGACCGTCTTCGAGACGGTGCCGTTCCACTGGTACATGCTCAACAGCATCGTCCTCGGGCTGGTGACGACGGCCATCGTGCTCCTGCTGGCCAGCATCGCGGGCTACGTGTTCGGCCGGCTGGAGTTCCCGGGGAAGGTCCCGCTCATGCTGCTGCTGCTGGCGGTGTCGTACTTCCCCCCGGCGGCGTTCCTGCTGCCGCTGTTCCGGCTGTTCACCGGGAACGTCTCGTTCCTGACGCTGCCGGGCGGGACCGAGGTGACGAGCCCCGTGCTGTTCAACACGCCGGGGGCGCTCGTGCTCCCGTACAGCGCGCTGTTCCTCCCGCTGTCCATCTTCATCCTCACGACGTTCTACGGCCAGATCCCCGACGGGCTGGAGAAGGCCGCCCGCGTCGAGGGGACGACCCGACTGGGTGCGCTGTTCCGGGTCATCATGCCGCTGTCGGCGCCGGGCGTGGCGACCGCGGGCGTGCTCACGTTCATCGCCGTCTACAACGAGTTCTTCTTCGGCTACCTGATGACCGACGGGCAGGCCCAGAACTGGGCGCCCGTCGTCTGGGGCATCCTCCAGTTCCAGGGCCAGTACGCCGACCTGTACAACCTGATGGCGGCCGCGAGCATCATCGGGGTCGTCCCCGTCGCGATCCTCGTGGTCGTCGCCCAGGAACGGATCGTCAGCGGGCTCACCGCCGGTGCGCTCAAGGAGTGA
- a CDS encoding carbohydrate ABC transporter permease, protein MAAETGSTGVQRKSGVLAGLSRRIENLSDAAFAYLLLSPMLLLIGAIAFWPLFRTFTMSLHADALYGSQQFGPFVGLDNYVALLTGDIDAQLTRPFFDLDQPFRSALTVTFIFTIASVALETVIGFGQALVLDREFRGRRWVRVAIILPWAIPIVIQGMIFFLLFQPGVSFLVEPLQNLGVFSGTPTVNSVDSTIIIIIADVWKTSAFMALLILAGLQSVDRSLYDVARVEGASTIQRFRMVTLPIVAPTVIVAMLFRTIQSMRVYGLIETVSSCSTVPSLSCLVVTTFSARQYGTAAAVAFVTAAVIALFVTVYIVGYADTESEVF, encoded by the coding sequence ATGGCCGCCGAGACGGGTTCCACGGGCGTGCAGCGCAAGTCGGGCGTGCTCGCCGGGCTCAGCCGCCGGATCGAGAACCTGAGCGACGCCGCCTTCGCGTACCTGCTCCTCTCGCCGATGCTGCTGTTGATCGGCGCGATCGCGTTCTGGCCGCTGTTCAGGACGTTCACCATGTCGCTACACGCCGACGCGCTCTACGGCTCCCAGCAGTTCGGCCCGTTCGTCGGCCTCGACAACTACGTCGCGCTCCTCACGGGCGACATCGACGCGCAGCTAACCCGGCCGTTCTTCGACCTCGACCAGCCGTTCCGGAGCGCGCTCACGGTGACGTTCATCTTCACCATCGCGAGCGTCGCCCTGGAGACGGTCATCGGGTTCGGGCAGGCGCTCGTGCTCGACCGGGAGTTCCGCGGCCGGCGGTGGGTGCGGGTGGCCATCATCCTCCCATGGGCGATCCCCATCGTCATCCAGGGGATGATCTTCTTCCTCCTGTTCCAGCCCGGAGTCAGCTTCCTCGTCGAGCCGCTCCAGAACCTGGGCGTCTTCTCGGGAACCCCCACGGTGAACAGCGTCGACTCGACGATCATCATCATCATCGCCGACGTGTGGAAGACCTCGGCGTTTATGGCGCTGCTCATCCTCGCGGGGCTCCAGAGCGTCGACCGGAGCCTCTACGACGTCGCGCGCGTCGAGGGTGCCTCCACGATCCAGCGGTTCCGGATGGTCACGCTCCCCATCGTCGCGCCCACCGTCATCGTCGCGATGCTGTTCCGGACCATCCAGTCGATGCGGGTGTACGGGCTCATCGAGACGGTCTCCAGCTGTAGCACCGTCCCGTCGCTGTCGTGTCTCGTCGTCACGACGTTCAGCGCGCGCCAGTACGGCACCGCCGCCGCCGTCGCGTTCGTGACGGCGGCGGTCATCGCGCTGTTCGTGACCGTGTACATCGTCGGCTACGCGGACACCGAGAGCGAGGTGTTCTGA
- a CDS encoding extracellular solute-binding protein, whose amino-acid sequence MTSSARLPRRTFLKSGAAAGLATGLAGCTLGRGDTSDGTVVQLAADSAANEAVDDINDALHDAGMPGDITVDVLPVSSDTAQQQYSQWLTAGLERPSLLRMDCGWTIPFILREQVANLDEELPDLASSVKENYFEASVSTATGPGGALHGVPLFSDFGLTLYRKDLVEDAGFDPSGWATGPRSWERFAEVVQEAQSGADTEYGYTFQAAVYEGLSCCTFNEWMASWGGSYFGARENLLRNVGERPVTVDAEPTVRAARMARSFLEGPDGESALDSIAGPLSPRAVLQWEEDSSLAAFTNGDAVAHRNWPYSVLEAGAEEAFGEDLGVMPMPFGVQPGEAEFDGMGGSVSALGGWHVTLNPNARHPEAAKEVLRAMSSDSFYLTLMELIGYVPPKPDLLDSREARDVDVVGRYVDTLKFAGEHALPRPSTVVWPIQSPRISQQVSSTLSGDRTPAAAMSELNGLLERIENNAVQEGS is encoded by the coding sequence GTGACCTCGTCCGCCCGCCTCCCCAGGCGAACGTTCCTCAAGAGCGGCGCGGCGGCCGGCCTCGCGACCGGGCTCGCCGGGTGTACGCTCGGGCGGGGCGACACCTCGGACGGCACCGTCGTCCAGTTGGCCGCCGACTCCGCGGCGAACGAGGCCGTCGACGACATCAACGACGCGCTCCACGACGCCGGGATGCCGGGGGACATCACCGTCGACGTCCTGCCGGTCTCGTCGGACACGGCCCAGCAGCAGTACTCCCAGTGGCTGACGGCCGGGCTCGAACGGCCGTCGCTGCTCCGGATGGACTGCGGCTGGACCATCCCGTTCATCCTGCGCGAGCAGGTCGCCAACCTCGACGAGGAGCTCCCGGACCTCGCGTCGTCGGTCAAGGAGAACTACTTCGAGGCGAGCGTCTCGACGGCGACCGGGCCGGGCGGCGCGCTCCACGGCGTCCCCCTGTTCTCGGACTTCGGGCTGACGCTCTACCGGAAGGACCTCGTCGAGGACGCCGGCTTCGACCCGAGCGGGTGGGCGACCGGCCCCCGCTCGTGGGAGCGGTTCGCCGAGGTCGTTCAGGAGGCGCAAAGCGGGGCCGACACGGAGTACGGGTACACCTTCCAGGCCGCGGTGTACGAGGGGCTCTCCTGCTGTACGTTCAACGAGTGGATGGCGAGTTGGGGGGGCTCCTACTTCGGCGCGCGCGAGAACCTGCTCCGGAACGTGGGCGAGCGCCCGGTCACGGTCGACGCCGAGCCGACGGTGCGGGCCGCCCGGATGGCCCGGTCGTTCCTCGAAGGCCCCGACGGCGAATCGGCGCTCGACTCGATCGCCGGGCCGCTCTCGCCCCGGGCGGTGCTCCAGTGGGAGGAGGACTCCTCGCTCGCGGCGTTCACGAACGGCGACGCGGTCGCCCACCGGAACTGGCCCTACTCGGTGCTCGAGGCCGGCGCGGAGGAGGCGTTCGGCGAGGACCTCGGCGTGATGCCGATGCCGTTCGGCGTCCAACCCGGCGAGGCGGAGTTCGACGGGATGGGCGGCTCCGTCTCCGCGCTCGGCGGCTGGCACGTCACGCTGAACCCGAACGCGAGACACCCCGAGGCCGCAAAGGAGGTGTTGCGGGCGATGAGCTCGGACAGCTTCTACCTGACGCTGATGGAGCTCATCGGCTACGTCCCGCCGAAGCCGGACCTCCTCGACTCCCGGGAGGCGCGGGACGTCGACGTGGTGGGCCGGTACGTCGACACGCTGAAGTTCGCCGGCGAGCACGCGCTCCCGCGGCCGTCCACGGTCGTCTGGCCGATCCAGTCGCCCCGGATCTCCCAGCAGGTGAGCTCGACGCTGAGCGGGGACCGGACGCCGGCGGCGGCGATGTCGGAGCTGAACGGCCTGCTCGAACGGATCGAGAACAACGCGGTCCAGGAGGGGAGCTAG
- the msrB gene encoding peptide-methionine (R)-S-oxide reductase MsrB yields MSEPEPKPDLPTTDEEWRERLTDEEYRILRERGTEARFSGEHVDRDDEGVYTCAACGTVLFDSSTKYDAACGWPSFYAAEESAVTLEEDTRHGMTRVEVKCAACDGHLGHVFQDGPEPTGERFCINSVALDFEPSADGE; encoded by the coding sequence ATGAGCGAACCGGAGCCGAAGCCCGACCTCCCGACGACCGACGAGGAGTGGCGTGAGCGACTCACCGACGAGGAGTACCGGATCCTCCGCGAGCGGGGGACGGAGGCGCGTTTCTCGGGCGAGCACGTCGACCGCGACGACGAGGGGGTGTACACCTGCGCCGCCTGCGGGACGGTGCTGTTCGACTCGTCGACGAAGTACGACGCCGCCTGCGGGTGGCCCAGTTTCTACGCCGCCGAGGAGTCGGCGGTGACCCTGGAGGAGGACACCCGCCACGGGATGACACGCGTCGAGGTGAAGTGTGCCGCCTGCGACGGCCACCTCGGGCACGTGTTCCAGGACGGCCCGGAGCCGACCGGCGAGCGCTTCTGCATCAACTCGGTCGCGCTGGACTTCGAGCCGAGCGCGGACGGGGAGTAG
- a CDS encoding redox-regulated ATPase YchF, producing the protein MSYTVGLVGKPSVGKSSFFNAATMNDVPEGAYPFTTIDPSVGEAYVGVDCAAPEFDEECEPNHGFCEGGTRFVPVELVDVAGLIPGAHEGKGLGNQFLTDLNEADVLVHVVDFSGETDLEGEPTEGHDPRDDVDFLEDELDQWYLGILGKGIEKYESTYVGPDPGDEVKLEEVLAEQLSAFRTNKDEIKQVVLSLDLELDPESWDGDDRFELARELRKRTKPMVIAANKMDAPAARENYAEITADPAYDHLTIVPASAHAEQSLKKAAEGGIVDYTPGDADFEVVGDVSAEQESGLEAIREFATEFGGTGVQGAIEAALFGELDAKVVFPGSASGDWTKGPFRDCFVLPGHATAEDFAYHLHSDIGDGFLHGIDCRSRRQVGADTRLEHRAVLEVVTTG; encoded by the coding sequence ATGAGCTACACGGTCGGCCTCGTCGGGAAGCCCTCGGTCGGGAAATCCAGCTTCTTCAACGCGGCCACGATGAACGACGTGCCGGAGGGCGCCTACCCGTTCACCACCATCGACCCGAGCGTGGGCGAGGCGTACGTCGGCGTCGACTGCGCGGCCCCGGAGTTCGACGAGGAGTGCGAGCCGAACCACGGCTTCTGCGAGGGCGGGACGCGCTTCGTCCCCGTGGAACTGGTCGACGTCGCGGGGCTCATCCCCGGCGCTCACGAGGGGAAGGGGCTGGGAAACCAGTTCCTCACCGACCTGAACGAGGCGGACGTGCTCGTCCACGTCGTCGACTTCTCGGGGGAGACCGACCTCGAGGGCGAACCGACGGAGGGCCACGACCCGCGCGACGACGTCGACTTCCTCGAGGACGAACTGGACCAGTGGTACCTCGGCATCCTGGGGAAGGGCATCGAGAAGTACGAGTCGACGTACGTCGGTCCCGACCCGGGCGACGAGGTGAAACTCGAGGAGGTGCTCGCCGAGCAGTTGAGCGCGTTCCGGACGAACAAGGACGAGATCAAGCAGGTGGTCCTCTCGCTGGACCTCGAACTCGACCCCGAGTCGTGGGACGGCGACGACCGGTTCGAACTCGCGCGGGAGCTCCGCAAGCGCACCAAGCCGATGGTGATCGCCGCGAACAAGATGGACGCCCCGGCGGCCCGGGAGAACTACGCGGAGATCACGGCCGACCCCGCCTACGACCACCTGACGATCGTCCCCGCGAGCGCCCACGCCGAGCAGTCGCTGAAGAAGGCCGCCGAGGGAGGGATCGTCGACTACACGCCGGGGGACGCCGACTTCGAGGTCGTCGGCGACGTCTCCGCCGAGCAGGAGTCGGGCCTCGAGGCCATCCGGGAGTTCGCGACCGAGTTCGGCGGCACGGGCGTCCAGGGCGCGATCGAGGCCGCGCTGTTCGGGGAACTCGACGCGAAGGTCGTGTTCCCGGGGAGCGCGAGCGGCGACTGGACGAAGGGACCGTTCCGGGACTGCTTCGTCCTGCCCGGCCACGCGACCGCCGAGGACTTCGCGTACCACCTCCACTCGGACATCGGCGACGGCTTCCTCCACGGCATCGACTGCCGGAGTCGCAGGCAGGTCGGCGCCGACACGCGGCTCGAACACCGGGCGGTCCTCGAGGTCGTGACGACGGGGTAG
- a CDS encoding DUF7385 family protein has product MDLSDGFDVHDYRAKLKLLRQDAGSMTLENREDLACPACDRPFERLFVTDDDRATFGSAPDGPICLARTAERLLVLTH; this is encoded by the coding sequence ATGGACCTCTCGGATGGATTCGACGTGCACGACTACCGGGCGAAGCTGAAACTGCTCCGGCAGGACGCCGGGTCGATGACCCTCGAGAACCGGGAGGACCTCGCGTGTCCGGCCTGCGACCGGCCGTTCGAGCGCCTGTTCGTCACCGACGACGACCGGGCCACGTTCGGGAGCGCGCCCGACGGACCGATCTGTCTCGCGCGCACCGCGGAGCGGCTGCTGGTGTTGACCCACTGA
- a CDS encoding bacterio-opsin activator domain-containing protein, translating to MTATTRILYVDGDGDRRADAVAALEADVPGAAVRTRGAAEGAMDHLADRPPDCLVTTADLPDADALSFLRRVREERPALPCLLFTDRDDEAVAREARSVDGVEYLHRSGGAGLLALADRIAALTGRATGTDTERSDGRSRALTGPAAVGKDRSGRPPADRGLAALADVPKRLRAADSDREISDVVVEGAGDAVGFPITAVQLYDEGSGRLRPAARTEAVSGLVGDGRLLASGEDLPWQAFVTQEGTVYDDPSAGTAPAESDASLRSAVVLPLGEHGAFVTGATGERPCSAVDVHLSELLAGIAVAAFERVDRERALRERAEALEARDATLERVRRSNAIIRGIVGDLIRATSREEVVTTACDRLVASGPFRFAWIGTYDRGAGTLSPEASAGDGDGYLDAVTAGDGEVPRGEPTEVAARTRETRALSAAAPDPPFDPWQRAALERGYGSIVAVPLVHRDALYGVLGLYTDRTDAFTDAETEVFAELGRTMGYALNALERRQALVNEESVELEFRVVDETDPILGFVEGTGSEFEFENVVLDDERLRAFFTISGATAARVVEFGERSPLEDVTLVADREGGSLFSCTLAETALVSVLVDRGAIPRTITAADGDGRFVIRIPRSADLRTFVELFEARYDEVELVARRGVDEPIRSRGAFQSEFETRLTDRQAEVIEAAHVCGFFEWPRETTAQELAGSLGVSQPTVSRHIREGERKLFDLLFGSE from the coding sequence ATGACAGCTACGACCCGAATTCTCTACGTTGACGGCGACGGGGACCGGAGAGCCGACGCCGTCGCCGCGCTGGAGGCCGACGTTCCGGGCGCCGCCGTCCGGACGCGGGGGGCCGCGGAGGGGGCGATGGACCACCTCGCGGACCGGCCGCCGGACTGTCTCGTGACGACCGCCGACCTCCCGGACGCCGACGCGCTCTCGTTCCTCCGACGGGTCCGGGAGGAGCGGCCCGCGCTCCCCTGTCTCCTCTTCACCGATCGGGACGACGAGGCCGTCGCGCGCGAGGCGCGGTCCGTCGACGGCGTCGAGTACCTCCACCGGTCGGGCGGCGCCGGACTGCTCGCGCTGGCCGACCGGATCGCGGCCCTGACGGGCCGCGCGACGGGGACGGACACGGAGCGGAGCGACGGTCGCTCCCGGGCGCTCACCGGGCCCGCCGCGGTCGGGAAGGATCGGTCCGGGCGCCCGCCAGCCGATCGAGGGCTCGCGGCGCTCGCCGACGTCCCGAAGCGGTTGAGGGCGGCCGACTCGGACCGGGAGATCTCCGACGTCGTCGTCGAGGGCGCCGGCGACGCGGTCGGGTTCCCGATCACGGCGGTCCAGCTGTACGACGAGGGGAGCGGTCGGCTGCGCCCCGCCGCGCGGACGGAGGCGGTCTCGGGGCTGGTCGGCGACGGCCGGCTCCTCGCGTCGGGGGAGGACCTGCCCTGGCAGGCGTTCGTCACGCAGGAGGGGACCGTGTACGACGACCCGTCCGCGGGGACGGCCCCGGCCGAATCCGACGCGTCGCTGCGGAGCGCCGTCGTCCTCCCGCTCGGGGAGCACGGCGCGTTCGTGACCGGCGCGACCGGGGAACGCCCGTGCTCGGCGGTCGACGTCCACCTGTCGGAGCTCCTGGCCGGGATCGCCGTCGCCGCGTTCGAGCGGGTCGACCGGGAACGGGCGCTCCGCGAGCGGGCGGAGGCGCTGGAGGCGCGGGACGCGACGCTCGAACGCGTCCGGCGCAGCAACGCGATCATCCGCGGCATCGTCGGGGACCTGATCCGGGCGACGAGCCGCGAGGAGGTGGTGACCACGGCGTGTGACCGGCTCGTCGCCTCCGGGCCGTTCCGGTTCGCCTGGATCGGGACGTACGACCGCGGGGCCGGAACGCTCTCCCCGGAGGCGTCGGCCGGCGACGGAGACGGCTACCTCGACGCGGTCACCGCCGGCGACGGGGAGGTCCCCCGCGGGGAGCCGACGGAGGTGGCGGCCCGCACCCGGGAGACCCGCGCCCTGAGCGCCGCAGCCCCGGACCCGCCGTTCGACCCCTGGCAACGGGCGGCGCTCGAGCGGGGGTACGGCTCGATCGTCGCGGTCCCGCTCGTCCACCGGGACGCCCTCTACGGGGTCCTGGGGCTGTACACCGACCGGACCGACGCGTTCACGGACGCGGAGACGGAGGTGTTCGCCGAACTCGGACGGACGATGGGCTACGCGCTGAACGCGCTCGAACGCAGGCAGGCGCTGGTGAACGAGGAGTCGGTCGAACTCGAGTTCCGCGTCGTCGACGAGACCGACCCAATCCTCGGGTTCGTCGAGGGGACGGGGAGCGAGTTCGAGTTCGAGAACGTCGTCCTCGACGACGAGCGGTTGCGCGCGTTCTTCACGATCAGCGGGGCCACCGCCGCGCGGGTCGTCGAGTTCGGGGAGCGCTCGCCCCTCGAGGACGTCACGCTCGTCGCGGATCGGGAGGGTGGCTCGCTGTTCAGCTGTACGCTGGCCGAGACCGCGCTCGTCTCGGTGCTCGTGGACCGGGGCGCGATTCCCCGCACGATCACGGCCGCGGACGGCGACGGCCGGTTCGTGATCCGCATCCCGCGGAGCGCCGACCTCAGGACGTTCGTGGAACTGTTCGAGGCCCGGTACGACGAGGTGGAACTGGTCGCCCGGCGCGGGGTTGACGAGCCGATCCGTTCCCGCGGGGCGTTCCAGTCGGAGTTCGAGACGCGGCTGACCGACCGACAGGCCGAGGTGATCGAGGCCGCCCACGTGTGCGGGTTCTTCGAGTGGCCGCGCGAGACGACCGCCCAGGAACTCGCCGGGAGCCTGGGGGTCTCCCAGCCGACGGTGAGCCGCCACATCCGGGAGGGCGAGCGGAAGCTGTTCGACCTGCTGTTCGGTTCCGAGTAG
- a CDS encoding translation initiation factor IF-2 subunit beta — MNYDSALDRAYESLPESPAEAGDRLDVPDPEGQTDGAFTRLTNLDEIADALSRDAEHLHRSIQRDLGTNGQFENGVARYNGSFSVADFEGAIDEYVAEFVTCSECGLPDTVLKNEDGIDMLRCQACGAFRPVEKRSGSATRQRAGPDIEEGKTYELKITGTGRKGDGVAEKGKFTIFVSGAQEGDVVNAYVHNVSGTLAFARPA; from the coding sequence ATGAACTACGATTCCGCGCTCGACCGAGCGTACGAGTCGCTCCCCGAGTCGCCGGCTGAGGCGGGGGACCGACTCGACGTGCCGGACCCGGAGGGACAGACCGACGGGGCGTTCACCCGCCTCACGAACCTCGACGAGATCGCCGACGCGCTCTCGCGCGACGCCGAGCACCTCCACCGCTCGATCCAGCGCGACCTCGGGACGAACGGCCAGTTCGAGAACGGCGTCGCCCGTTACAACGGCTCGTTCTCGGTCGCCGACTTCGAGGGAGCCATCGACGAGTACGTCGCCGAGTTCGTCACCTGCTCGGAGTGTGGCCTCCCCGACACCGTCCTGAAGAACGAGGACGGCATCGACATGCTCCGCTGTCAGGCCTGCGGGGCGTTCCGGCCGGTCGAGAAGCGCTCCGGCTCCGCGACGCGCCAGCGCGCCGGCCCCGACATCGAGGAGGGGAAGACGTACGAACTGAAGATCACCGGCACCGGACGGAAGGGCGACGGCGTCGCCGAGAAGGGGAAGTTCACCATCTTCGTCTCGGGCGCCCAGGAGGGCGACGTGGTGAACGCCTACGTCCACAACGTCTCGGGCACGCTCGCGTTCGCGCGGCCGGCCTGA
- a CDS encoding arylsulfotransferase family protein: MRATLATLVFLSASSLSVSAYYGVDTDPDGTAFTEGERAVEPRDGLTAVTTSQYGDNFLVAFAPNGSVLYYDDQYAVYDEVEHVPGTSATVVYVATRNLDRRGCHATTRCNRNVIERVNLSTGERERLHERVNPRSRNQWHAIDPIDENRVLVGDIAYDRVFVLDTETGLIEWEWEAQQEFPLSGGGIYPGDWTHLNDVEYLGDGRMMVSLRNQDQVVFLDVEEGLREDWTLGSDDDHDTLYEQHNPQYIPESGGGPAVLVADSENNRILEYRREDGEWERSWEWSDVHMQWPRDADRLPNGHTLVVDSNGARVIELDRSGEIVWQVDLKGAYDVEHVPTGDGHGTPETADRLGLPDRSDGDASPREAVAEPRRTPKRSLTVLKAVLPGPVLNGLLYVLPQWFGLVELGTALLGTTTAAGWGVLELRWLGYRIRSPVVRVR, encoded by the coding sequence GTGCGTGCGACGCTGGCTACGCTCGTGTTCCTCTCGGCGAGTTCGCTGTCAGTGTCCGCCTACTACGGCGTGGACACCGACCCCGACGGGACAGCGTTCACCGAGGGCGAGCGGGCGGTCGAGCCGCGAGACGGCCTCACGGCGGTGACGACGAGCCAGTACGGCGATAACTTCCTCGTCGCGTTCGCGCCGAACGGGAGCGTGCTGTACTACGACGACCAGTACGCGGTCTACGACGAGGTGGAGCACGTGCCGGGGACGAGCGCGACGGTCGTCTACGTCGCCACCCGGAACCTCGACCGACGGGGGTGTCACGCGACGACGCGGTGTAACCGGAACGTCATCGAGCGCGTGAACCTCTCGACAGGCGAGCGCGAGCGCCTCCACGAGCGCGTGAACCCCCGGAGCAGGAACCAGTGGCACGCCATCGACCCCATCGACGAGAATCGCGTGCTCGTCGGCGACATCGCCTACGACCGGGTGTTCGTGCTCGACACCGAGACGGGGCTCATCGAGTGGGAGTGGGAGGCCCAGCAGGAGTTCCCGCTGTCGGGCGGCGGCATCTACCCCGGCGACTGGACCCACCTCAACGACGTGGAGTACCTCGGCGACGGCCGGATGATGGTGAGCCTCCGTAACCAGGACCAGGTGGTCTTCCTCGACGTGGAGGAGGGGCTCCGGGAGGACTGGACGCTCGGGAGCGACGACGACCACGACACCCTCTACGAGCAGCACAACCCGCAGTACATCCCCGAGTCCGGCGGCGGACCGGCCGTGCTGGTCGCGGACTCCGAGAACAACCGGATCCTCGAGTACCGGCGCGAGGACGGCGAGTGGGAGCGAAGCTGGGAGTGGTCGGACGTCCACATGCAGTGGCCCCGGGACGCCGACAGGCTCCCGAACGGTCACACGCTCGTCGTCGACTCCAACGGCGCGAGGGTGATCGAACTCGACCGGTCGGGGGAGATCGTCTGGCAGGTCGACCTGAAGGGGGCCTACGACGTCGAGCACGTCCCGACGGGGGACGGACACGGGACGCCCGAGACCGCCGACCGCCTGGGCCTGCCGGACCGGAGCGACGGCGACGCGTCGCCGCGTGAGGCCGTCGCGGAACCGCGGAGGACGCCGAAGCGGTCGCTGACCGTCCTGAAGGCCGTCCTCCCCGGGCCGGTGCTCAACGGGCTGTTGTACGTCCTCCCGCAGTGGTTCGGCCTCGTCGAACTCGGGACGGCGCTGCTCGGGACGACGACGGCGGCCGGGTGGGGCGTGCTCGAACTCCGCTGGCTCGGCTACCGGATCCGGTCGCCGGTCGTCCGGGTCCGGTGA